ATCGGCATAATTGCATTTCTAAGCGCGTGTTTATAAAGAACCACATTTTCCGGTAAACCTTTTGAACGGGCTGTATAAATATACGGCTGATTCAAAACTTCAATCATACTTGAACGCATATATCGGGAAATTCCCGCCAAGCCTCCGATGCATGAAACAAAAACAGGCAGCATCAAATGCCTGCTTAAATCTGCAATTTTCCCCCAAAAGCTATAATATTCAAAATCCAAAGAAGTGATTCCGGAAATTGGCAGCCATCCTAATGTTATCCCGAATAAATTCATCAGAAGCAAAGCCAGCCAAAAAGTAGGCATGGCAAAACCGATAAAAACAAAGATAGTCGTGATTTTATCAAATGCCTGATTTGGCCTGATTGCGCTTCTTACTCCCAATGCAATTCCAAGAATAAGAATTATTATTAAAGATAGGACATTTATAACTAAAGTTATGGGGATTTTTTCCAGGATTTTATTTAAGACTGGGCGGCCATCGCTAAATGAATTGCCAAAATCAAATTTAACCAACTTTTTAACCCAATTAAAATATTGTTCATGCAGAGGCTTATCAAGGCCATATAATTTCTCAAGCCTATGGCGGACCTCTAAAGAAACCTTAGGGTTAAGCGATTGCTGAATCTCAGTAGGCTTTCCCGGGGCAAGATGAATAATAAAAAAACTAATAATCGTAATGCCGAAGAAAATCGGCAGAAGCATCAATAATCTTTTCGCTAAATATTTAATCATATTTTACTGGATCCCTGCTGGAGTTTATCCCTGCGAAAGCAGGGACAGGGATGACAATCGCATGTCATTCCCGCGCCCTTCTGTCATTCCCGCGTTCTTCATGTCATTCCCGCGAAAGCGGGAATCTACGCTATTTAGTGGATCCCTGCTTTCGCAGGGATGACATTGCCCTGCAGGGATGACAGCTTCTTATCTACTAGATATTACCGTCTTATATCTTTGCTTTCCTAGAGGCACCCACCAATCAATGAAATTATATCCAATGCCAATCGGCTCAAGTTTCACACCTTGGAAACGGCTGTGCAAAACAGACAATCCATCCGGAACATACAAAAACATATAAGGCTGTTCATCGTAAAGTATTTCCTGGATTCTATGGTAACAAGCTTTTCTCTCTTCCTGATTAAATGTCCTGCGCGCGGAAGTTAATAAGTTATCAACCTCTTCATTTTTATAGCCGATAAAATTAAATTCACCTTCTTTTGTTTTTGATGAATGCCAAATATCAAAATTATCCGGCTCGCGACCCAGCCCCCAGCCAAGCAAAACCGATTCAAAATTTTTCTTATCAATAAATTCTGTTAAAAATACACTCCATTCCAAAACTTTTACATTAACTTTTATTCCTACATCCTTGAGCCTGCGCTGAATAATTTGCGCAACTTTCAGTCGTTCTTCATTGCCCTGATTGGTAATAATTGTAAATTCAAACCTTTTCCCATCTTTTTCAAGCCAGCCATTCTTATTAATCCAACCGCACTCTCTTAATAATTCTTTTGCTTTTTTAGAATCAAATTGAGCGGGTTTTACCTTATCATTAAATGCCCATGAATTTGGGACAAACGGCCCTGTGCAAATCTTGCCTAATCCTAAGAGCACAATATTGATTATTTCATTTTTGTCTACAGCATAATTAAGCGCCTGCCTGACTCTTTTATCCTTAAACTTAGGATTGTTCAAATTAAATCCTAAATAGATATAAGTAAAACTCGGCACTTTAAATTTGCGATAATTCTTCTGGAAGAAAGGCGTGTCTGTTTGACGGGTAAATTGCAATGGGGTAAGCCCGGCAGAATCAAGCCCTTGCGTCTGCAGCTCTAAAAAAATAGTTGATTCATCAGGAATTACCCTGAATATTTCACGGTCAAGATAAGGCCTGTGTTCAAAATAATTTCGGTTTGAAGCTAATTCTATCTTCTCCTGGCTTTTCCATGATTTAAATTTATAAGGGCCGGTGCCGATAGGATGACGGGAGAATTTCGTTGTATTTAAATCCTCTTTTTCTAAAAGATGCTTCGGGATAATTGACATCCCCCAGCTGGCAAGGCCCGGAGCAAATGGTTCTTTGTAAGTAACTTTAACGGTATAATCGTCAATCACCTCTAAAGACTTAATCCTTTCAAAATCCCCACTGTAGGGCGTCCTGATTTTAGGGTCAATTAATTTCTGGTAGGTAAACTCCACATCCGAGGCAGTAAAAGGAAACCCATCGTGCCACTTAACATTTTTTCTTAAATGAAAAATTATGGTTAACCCGCCGTCTTTTATCTCCCAGCTTTCCGCCAGATCTCCAACTAAATTTATATCTTTATCATACTTAACTAACCCGTTAAAAATCAGCCCGCTTGCTGACTGGGAAGCGGAATC
This genomic interval from Candidatus Omnitrophota bacterium contains the following:
- a CDS encoding peptide-binding protein — encoded protein: MNNSKVTVIKQFKLPIFLVAFLFVFLSQSFAKDYGDAIVSGSIADARNLLPLLASDSASQSASGLIFNGLVKYDKDINLVGDLAESWEIKDGGLTIIFHLRKNVKWHDGFPFTASDVEFTYQKLIDPKIRTPYSGDFERIKSLEVIDDYTVKVTYKEPFAPGLASWGMSIIPKHLLEKEDLNTTKFSRHPIGTGPYKFKSWKSQEKIELASNRNYFEHRPYLDREIFRVIPDESTIFLELQTQGLDSAGLTPLQFTRQTDTPFFQKNYRKFKVPSFTYIYLGFNLNNPKFKDKRVRQALNYAVDKNEIINIVLLGLGKICTGPFVPNSWAFNDKVKPAQFDSKKAKELLRECGWINKNGWLEKDGKRFEFTIITNQGNEERLKVAQIIQRRLKDVGIKVNVKVLEWSVFLTEFIDKKNFESVLLGWGLGREPDNFDIWHSSKTKEGEFNFIGYKNEEVDNLLTSARRTFNQEERKACYHRIQEILYDEQPYMFLYVPDGLSVLHSRFQGVKLEPIGIGYNFIDWWVPLGKQRYKTVISSR
- a CDS encoding ABC transporter permease, which encodes MIKYLAKRLLMLLPIFFGITIISFFIIHLAPGKPTEIQQSLNPKVSLEVRHRLEKLYGLDKPLHEQYFNWVKKLVKFDFGNSFSDGRPVLNKILEKIPITLVINVLSLIIILILGIALGVRSAIRPNQAFDKITTIFVFIGFAMPTFWLALLLMNLFGITLGWLPISGITSLDFEYYSFWGKIADLSRHLMLPVFVSCIGGLAGISRYMRSSMIEVLNQPYIYTARSKGLPENVVLYKHALRNAIMPIVTILGLSIPGLLGGSVIFESIFALPGIGRLFYEAVMTRDYPLIMAEVVLGAVLTMLGNLIADISYAYVDPRVRFKK